One Anopheles marshallii chromosome 3, idAnoMarsDA_429_01, whole genome shotgun sequence genomic region harbors:
- the LOC128715080 gene encoding uncharacterized protein LOC128715080, producing the protein MGTFWSVRSVAVLLVLTVVRIDSLPVSSFLDDDSDYDDSFENEYDLVFDQRQNGTANVHVSVDGVMLALPAPEMPPSASLAGATLLDLFASQLAAGGESEYDSSEESYGSISGSTSAAGGASLSSSSTTSTTTAAPASDASIASDFPYQALPANLPASLLGQGLSFFFNPKRDEIPFRLNTVQESTQQTIPILITKVDKAPATGDPNSAESNEDSRELAEPAPQQTPKQQAGKKKRKHKRKYKVRVANLLRPLLKRTVLVQ; encoded by the exons ATGGGCACATTTTGGAGTGTTCGTTCGGTGGCCGTCTTGCTTGTGCTCACAGTGGTACGCATCGATTCACTGCCCGTATCGAGCTTCCTCGACGACGACAGTGATTACGACGATAGTTTCGAGAACGAATACGATCTAGTGTTCGATCAGCGTCAGAATGGAACGGCCAACGTGCACGTGTCGGTGGATGGTGTAATGCTTGCGCTTCCCGCGCCCGAAATGCCTCCATCCGCGTCACTTGCCGGAGCGACACTGTTGGATCTGTTTGCATCGCAGCTCGCTGCAGGCGGCGAATCGGAATACGACAGTTCGGAGGAATCGTACGGTAGCATCTCGGGGTCGACTTCTGCTGCGGGTGGGGCAAGCTTGTCTAgctccagcaccaccagcacgaCGACGGCGGCTCCAGCTTCCGATGCGTCGATCGCCAGCGACTTCCCGTATCAAGCCCTGCCTGCCAATCTGCCCGCCAGCCTTCTGGGCCAGGGGCTATCGTTCTTTTTCAACCCGAAGCGTGATGAAATCCCGTTCCGTCTTAATACCGTGCAAGAGTCGACGCAACAGACCATCCCCATATTGATAACGAAGGTGGACAAAGCTCCGGCAACAGGAGATCCGAATTCGGCGGAATCGAACGAAGATAGCCGTGAGCTGGCCGAACCAGCACCACAGCAAACGCCCAAACAACAAGCCGGAAAGAAGAAGCGTAAGCATAAGCGGAA GTACAAGGTGCGTGTCGCCAACTTGCTGAGACCGTTGCTGAAGCGTACCGTGCTGGTTCAGTGA
- the LOC128714301 gene encoding uncharacterized protein LOC128714301 yields the protein MLRVTLLLCVVTVAIVSAGPTVRKEDTANTITSAVEPVTKPPVDEKPVAPESIPTPVKLPISNDEPLNDATSTAASVTKPTVSESTTTAALSTTASSSTSDRPTVSTTVSPTTTQVPAAVGGVSTAPTTKSPRKTITFDQRQEGKYNIRADLENFVIVVVPSGSSSGASLLDLLTRSAHKKDGAHHQTRKASHKRKNNKAHGAHKKIAQVTPEVIVLDENNQRSSQLETEEFIEGRTPYKVDLSSSARSVDGADTSSSGRKPSFTFSVEPAFSSRLVRFPAASGNYPQPHTARALPVGGHGSGRALRVGGYPNTNTLVVAAGSSSATNNHLLPGDGDNPERDGTTSPLLLGRSNDAGNVAEPPGRDGIAGDNGLAVYHSHHPPSSFDSLEFEPLRSDVDMTQLQLQPDNEYRYDDLEQNDADALDGDWDELRLLGAQEQCGPDRKRDSYGVCQFVQP from the coding sequence ATGTTACGAGTCACGCTCTTACTGTGCGTAGTCACGGTTGCAATCGTTTCCGCCGGTCCAACGGTGAGGAAGGAAGATACGGCAAACACCATTACATCTGCCGTGGAGCCCGTAACAAAACCTCCGGTAGATGAAAAACCTGTGGCACCGGAAAGCATTCCTACTCCAGTGAAACTTCCGATCAGTAATGACGAACCATTGAACGATGCCACGAGCACCGCTGCTAGTGTAACGAAACCAACGGTAAGCGAATCCACAACAACGGCTGCGTTATCCACAACAGCGTCATCATCGACGAGTGACCGCCCAACAGTGTCCACAACGGTATCGCCGACTACGACACAGGTCCCAGCGGCGGTCGGCGGTGTGTCAACAGCCCCAACGACTAAGTCTCCTCGCAAAACAATCACGTTCGATCAACGCCAAGAGGGCAAATACAACATTCGTGCCGATCTGGAAAACTTTGTAATCGTTGTCGTCCCATCCGGTTCGTCGTCCGGCGCATCGCTGCTCGATCTGCTGACCCGCTCGGCGCACAAGAAGGATGGCGCACATCACCAAACGCGCAAAGCGTCCCACAAGCGCAAGAACAACAAAGCCCACGGTGCACACAAGAAGATCGCTCAGGTGACGCCTGAAGTGATTGTATTGGACGAGAACAACCAACGGTCGAGTCAGCTCGAGACGGAAGAGTTCATCGAGGGCCGTACGCCGTACAAGGTGGACCTGTCCAGCAGTGCGCGCAGCGTTGACGGAGCCGATACGAGCTCGTCGGGCCGGAAACCATCGTTCACGTTCAGCGTGGAACCGGCGTTCTCAAGCCGTTTGGTTCGGTTCCCGGCCGCGTCAGGTAACTATCCCCAGCCGCACACCGCCCGGGCCCTCCCGGTCGGCGGGCATGGCAGCGGGCGGGCTTTGCGGGTCGGCGGGTATCCTAACACTAACACCCTGGTAGTAGCCGCTGGTAGTAGTAGTGCCACTAACAATCACCTCCTTCCTGGTGACGGGGACAACCCAGAACGTGACGGAACCACCTCCCCGCTACTGCTTGGCCGGAGCAACGACGCCGGAAACGTGGCCGAACCGCCGGGACGTGACGGTATCGCCGGGGACAACGGGCTGGCCGTGTACCATTCTCACCATCCACCTTCCTCCTTCGACAGCCTAGAGTTTGAGCCATTGCGCTCCGACGTCGACATGACGCAGCTCCAGCTACAACCGGACAACGAATACCGCTACGACGATCTAGAGCAGAACGATGCCGACGCACTGGACGGGGACTGGGACGAGCTGCGGCTACTCGGCGCACAGGAACAGTGCGGTCCGGACCGGAAGCGGGACAGCTATGGCGTCTGTCAGTTTGTGCAGCCGTGA
- the LOC128712433 gene encoding ethanolaminephosphotransferase 1: MSDAYLTKEHLAGFDNYKYNAKDTSPLSIYVMHPFWNWLVEYFPKWIAPNLMTFAGFLFTVANFVMLSWYDWGFWASTELENTTPVPNWFWALAAVNIFLAYTLDGIDGKQARRIKLSGPLGELFDHGLDSYSAFFIPACLYSIFGRGPTSVPPIRMYYIMWTIFFSFYLSHWEKYNTGVLYLPWGYDLGMWGSVLMYLATWMFGYQLWKVALPWGLSAGQLMELCLHISAMSNLPMVVYNMYRSYKDRTGKMRTMKEAMRPLFTYGSFMFVCLLWVFVSPSDIMNRDPRAVYIMTGTIFSNISCRLIVSQMSNTTAETFNWMTGVLCGAVVMSLTMPLLERPILYLLVIGSSVGHWHYGSGVVQQMCTHFNRRCFMVTKPEESKE, from the exons ATGAGTGACGCCTACCTGACCAAGGAGCATCTGGCTGGATTCGATAATTACAAG TACAATGCTAAGGACACTTCGCCACTCAGTATTTATGTTATGCATCCTTTTTGGAATTGGCTCGTAGAG TACTTTCCAAAATGGATTGCACCGAACCTGATGACGTTTGCCGGCTTCCTGTTCACTGTAGCAAACTTTGTAATGCTTTCGTGGTACGATTGGGGGTTCTGGGCGAGCACGGAGTTGGAAAACACGACACCGGTCCCTAACTGGTTCTGGGCACTGGCCGCTGTAAACATATTTCTTGCCTACACGCTGGACGGTATCGATGGTAAGCAGGCACGAAGGATTAAGCTGTCCGGTCCGCTTGGCGAGTTGTTCGATCATGGACTCGATTCGTACTCGGCGTTCTTCATTCCGGCCTGTCTATACAGTATATTTGGACGTGGTCCCACGTCGGTGCCACCGATACGCATGTACTACATCATGTGGACGATATTCTTCAGCTTTTATCTATCACACTGGGAAAAGTACAATACAGGCGTGCTGTACCTACCCTGGGGATACGATCTGGGCATGTGG GGTTCCGTCTTGATGTACCTAGCCACGTGGATGTTCGGCTATCAGCTGTGGAAAGTGGCACTGCCGTGGGGTCTTTCGGCTGGGCAGCTGATGGAACTCTGCCTTCACATTAGCGCCATGTCCAATTTACCGATGGTGGTGTACAATATGTACCGATCGTATAAAGATCGTACCGGAAAAATGCGTACGATGAAAGAAGCGATGCGTCCACTCTTTACGTACGGTAGCTTCATGTTCGTCTGTTTGCTATGGGTGTTTGTGTCGCCGAGCGATATTATGAATCGTGATCCACGAGCCGTCTACATTATGACGGGTACAATTTTTAGTAACATTAGT TGCCGGTTAATTGTATCACAAATGTCCAACACGACAGCAGAAACGTTCAACTGGATGACGGGCGTTTTATGTGGGGCCGTTGTCATGAGTCTTACCATGCCATTGCTCGAACGACCGATACTGTATTTGCTGGTGATCGGTTCTTCCGTGGGTCATTGGCACTATGGATCCGGTGTG GTCCAACAAATGTGTACACACTTCAATCGACGCTGCTTTATGGTAACAAAACCGGAAGAATCCAAAGAATAG
- the LOC128714588 gene encoding U3 small nucleolar ribonucleoprotein protein MPP10 translates to MVKKVTFSPLLAKKKVGLKSHVNKFRKFTKHPEDYLKLQKPLAKKLKLYVKEIYDHGAKNPTAALDEPLPYLDELVTDEMDDEQIWQQLELKNEYFIEQDLKKFLDVVSKNEKRLQLSFSTKSISQDGSDEGSSVDEMHESDEENGVNGDAMDSEAENEANGDGIDSEEETAPEKVKKSKKKENKQSKSKKSIVDDRFFRLDDMARFLDLEDDRERRKQNGLSEKNPLIEIDYFDEHTGEDDGDEADLKYADFFEDEDDEEDDSEDDESEADEHDNIEDEANNDEADDDGEENDLEQEQEGELSDEAEVERNRKLRFAIYQEGGGLPLQPERPAKNPVIEQPESSDSASEGEKSQDKDDVPKSSYEIRQQKLKEKITQMESKLLKEKPWQLKGEISAETRPKNSLLEEVLEYEHTTRPAPVITEETTMRLEDIIKQRIRNKAYDDVERKVRPPDNPREYRKQLVLDGEKSKESLAKVYEQDYLKQLEKANPDADVQANEDEEPKEHKEIRNMMKAILAQLDALSNFHYTPRPAAPDLKILTNTPAISMEEVAPVATSDATLLAPEEVHRRPKGDVMSKEERTKTDQNRERRLKKRFQQEKFRREAEREQKQLEKAAGKSNSKQNRALQTSLLKKVTKAKNVQQMVETSSGPAKSSSAFFSQLQDEVRSQVKAKADGVAKKKKKNTETLIASNFKL, encoded by the exons ATGGTTAAAAAGGTTACATTTTCGCCGCTCTtagcaaaaaagaaagttgGATTGAAATCGCATGTGAATAAGTTCCGCAAGTTTACGAAGCACCCGGAAGATTATCTCAA ATTGCAGAAACCTCTGGCTAAAAAGTTAAAGTTGTATGTCAAAGAAATATACGACCATGGCGCGAAGAATCCAACTGCGGCCCTCGATGAACCATTGCCTTATCTTGACGAACTAGTCACGGACGAAATGGATGATGAGCAAATTTGGCAGCAGCTAGAGCTCAagaatgaatatttcattgaacAGGATCTGAAGAAATTCTTAGATGTTGTGTCGAAGAATGAAAAACGTTTGCAACTTTCATTCAGCACGAAATCCATTTCCCAGGATGGATCCGACGAAGGTTCGTCCGTTGACGAGATGCACGAATCGGATGAAGAGAACGGAGTTAATGGAGATGCAATGGATTCAGAGGCAGAAAACGAGGCAAACGGTGATGGGATCGATTCGGAAGaagaaacggcaccggaaaaagtaaaaaaatcaaagaaaaaagagaataaaCAATCCAAGTCCAAGAAATCGATTGTAGACGATCGATTCTTCAGGCTGGATGATATGGCAAGGTTCTTGGACTTAGAAGATGATCGTGAGAGGCGAAAGCAGAATGGGTTGTCGGAGAAAAACCCTCTCATCGAGATCGATTATTTTGATGAACATACCGGAGAG GACGATGGCGATGAAGCAGATTTGAAATATGCAGATTTCTTCGAAgacgaagatgatgaagaagatgaTAGCGAAGACGATGAAAGTGAAGCAGATGAACACGACAATATTGAAGATGAAGCTAATAATGATGAAGCTGACGACGATGGGGAAGAAAACGACCTTGAGCAAGAACAGGAAGGGGAATTGTCCGATGAAGCAGAAGTTGAACGTAACCGGAAGCTGCGGTTCGCAATATATCAAGAGGGTGGAGGCTTACCGTTGCAGCCAGAAAGACCTGCCAAGAATCCGGTAATAGAACAACCGGAATCGAGTGACAGTGCAAGCGAGGGCGAGAAAAGTCAAGACAAAGACGATGTACCAAAATCTTCGTACGAAATTCGGCAGCAAAAGCTCAAAGAGAAGATAACCCAAATGGAATCGAAACTGCTGAAGGAAAAACCATGGCAACTGAAGGGCGAAATTTCCGCCGAAACACGACCGAAGAATTCGTTGCTCGAAGAGGTGCTAGAGTACGAGCATACAACCCGCCCTGCGCCAGTTATAACGGAGGAAACGACAATGCGGTTGGAAGATATCATAAAGCAACGCATCAGAAATAAAGCTTACGATGATGTGGAGAGAAAGGTGCGCCCACCGGATAATCCTCGCGAGTACCGGAAACAGTTAGTACTGGATGGGGAGAAAAGTAAAGAGTCACTGGCCAAGGTGTACGAGCAGGATTATTTGAAACAGCTTGAGAAAGCTAATCCCGATGCTGATG TTCAAGCAAACGAAGACGAGGAACCGAAGGAACACAAGGAAATTCGAAACATGATGAAAGCCATATTGGCACAGTTGGATGCATTATCGAACTTCCACTACACGCCACGCCCGGCCGCTCCAGACCTGAAGATTCTTACCAATACGCCTGCCATCAGTATGGAAGAAGTTGCACCGGTTGCAACGAGCGATGCCACGTTGCTCGCTCCTGAGGAAGTGCATCGACGACCGAAGGGAGATGTCATGTCAAAGGAGGAACGTACCAAGACGGATCAAAACCGCGAACGGCGGTTGAAGAAACGTTTCCAGCAGGAAAAGTTCCGTCGCGAAGCGGAACGCGAACAGAAGCAACTCGAGAAGGCGGCGGGAAAGAGcaactcaaaacaaaaccgagcaCTGCAAACGTCTCTACTGAAGAAGGTAACGAAGGCGAAAAATGTGCAGCAAATGGTGGAAACTTCTTCTGGACCGGCCAAATCGTCCAGTGCGTTCTTCTCGCAACTGCAGGATGAGGTTCGGTCCCAGGTTAAGGCAAAAGCCGACGGAGTggcgaaaaagaagaagaaaaacactgaAACCCTTATTGCCAGCAACTTTAAGTTGTGA
- the LOC128713399 gene encoding anamorsin homolog, whose product MNFVQQNNRVLYLWGGAVGPEIEEEVNEIKSIPNVQVNVENVERLRFAEYGNSQFDVILAKVSTANTTLVTLLVKLLKPKGKAVFRDDSAESVEQARSNLLLSGFINIVASDNNVYIGEKPDYEVGSKSKLSFANKSKVAAVWKLDDNDEEECIDDEELLDEDDKAKPSAESLRVCGTTGKRKACKDCSCGLAEELDAEAKGKALADTTTKSSCGSCYLGDAFRCATCPYLGMPAFKPGEKILLTDTQMQADV is encoded by the exons atgaattttgttcAGCAAAATAATCGTGTTCTTTACCTTTGGGGCGGTGCGGTTGGGCCCGAAATCGAGGAGGAAGTGAACGAAATCAAATCCATTCCAAATGTGCAGGTTAATGTGGAAAATGTTGAGCGTCTTCGTTTTG CCGAATACGGAAACTCACAATTTGATGTAATTTTGGCAAAAGTGTCGACCGCCAATACAACTCTTGTTACGCTACTGGTGAAGTTGTTGAAGCCAAAAGGGAAGGCCGTGTTCAGGGATGATTCAGCTGAAAGCGTTGAGCAGGCACGTTCTAATCTGTTGCTGTCGGGATTTATCAACATTGTGGCATCGGACAATAATG TGTACATTGGTGAAAAACCAGACTACGAAGTTGGTTCCAAATCGAAACTGtcttttgcaaacaaatcgaaGGTGGCTGCCGTATGGAAACTGGACGACAATGATGAGGAAGAATGCATAGATGACGAAGAACTGCTGGACGAGGATGATAAAGCCAAACCATCAGCCGAATCTCTGCGAG TTTGTGGAACCACCGGTAAGAGAAAGGCATGCAAGGATTGCTCTTGTGGATTAGCAGAAGAACTGGATGCGGAAGCGAAAGGCAAAGCACTTGCCGACACGACCACGAAATCTTCTTGCGGAAGT TGCTATCTGGGAGATGCGTTCCGTTGTGCAACCTGTCCTTACCTGGGCATGCCCGCATTTAAGCCGGGCGAGAAAATTTTGCTCACCGATACGCAAATGCAGGCTGATGTTTGA
- the LOC128715606 gene encoding protoheme IX farnesyltransferase, mitochondrial → MHKFLANGRLWCDLVRQTGPRTGGRPPFVFCTRLDTTGTTSCAVHLCAIRKRHSGSNETDSTQFNDGASKTSALHRPLAVPLAVPLSVVPPVVNAKALVSEISQSVGLPTGSTLRKDGKFINEDGTKEPVVASVTSLPGLSRLIYHYLMLSKIRLTSLVVMTAMAGYAMAPGSFELGTFLLCSAGTTLVSGAANSINQVIETSFDAQMARTRNRVLVKGYLSRLHAVGFALGASTVGCSMLYFGVNEMTAALGAANLILYTSIYTPMKRYSILNTWVGSLVGAIPPLMGWAACTGGDLGAGAWILAGLLYCWQFPHFNALSWNIRPEYLKAGYKMMANSHPALCTRVSLRHTGFIAGLSLLAPVLDVTNVWFALETLPLNAYFAYLAWDFHQKADSKSSRKLFRFSLLHLPLLMALFLLNKKHWLFRENNKSEMVQLDNGLGAGAIATGVFVGGAEKRENGSEYLVPNIVADIGASAPSPGSIKAIEDSLLSNVATVLPTAGKQKL, encoded by the exons ATGCATAAATTTCTCGCAAACGGGCGACTATGGTGCGACCTCGTTCGTCAAACCGGGCCCAGAACAGGCGGTCGTCCTCCGTTCGTCTTTTGCACTCGGTTG GACACTACTGGCACAACATCATGCGCGGTGCATCTGTGCGCTATCAGGAAACGCCATAGCGGAAGTAATGAAACTGATTCGACACAGTTTAACGATGGTGCATCAAAAACATCTGCGTTACATCGACCGTTAGCCGTCCCTTTGGCTGTCCCATTGTCCGTAGTACCCCCGGTAGTAAACGCCAAAGCGTTAGTTAGTGAAATTAGTCAATCTGTAGGATTACCGACGGGAAGCACGCTTAGGAAAGATGGGAAATTCATCAATGAAGATGGGACGAAGGAACCCGTGGTTGCCTCCGTGACGTCACTTCCCGGCTTAAGTAGGTTGATTTATCACTACCTGATGTTATCAAAGATCCGATTAACTT ctcttgTGGTGATGACCGCTATGGCTGGATATGCGATGGCACCGGGATCGTTCGAGTTGGGAACTTTTCTGCTATGTTCCGCTGGCACCACACTTGTTTCCGGTGCGGCAAACTCCATCAATCAGGTCATTGAAACTTCGTTCGATGCTCAAATGGCCCGTACGCGCAATCGTGTTCTCGTGAAAGGATATCTTTC GCGATTGCATGCAGTCGGATTTGCACTTGGTGCTAGCACGGTCGGATGCAGTATGCTGTATTTCGGTGTGAACGAAATGACGGCCGCACTGGGCGCTGCAAACCTAATCCTATACACCAGCATCTATACCCCAATGAAACGTTACAGTATTTTGAACACCTGGGTCGGATCCCTCGTCGGTGCCATTCCACCTCTGATGGGTTGGGCGGCTTGTACCGGCGGAGATCTTGGAGCCGGCGCATGGATTCTGGCCGGTTTGCTGTATTGTTGGCAGTTTCCTCATTTCAATGCATTGTCCTGGAATATTCGGCCGGAATACCTGAAGGCTGGTTATAAAATGATGGCAAATTCCCATCCGGCCCTCTGTACACGTGTTTCACTTCGTCATACCGGTTTTATCGCGGGTCTTTCGCTACTTGCTCCAGTACTGGACGTGACGAACGTTTGGTTTGCGTTGGAAACCCTTCCCCTAAATGCATATTTCGCATACCTTGCCTGGGACTTCCACCAGAAAGCGGATAGCAAAAGCTCTCGGAAGTTGTTCCGCTTTTCGCTGTTGCACTTGCCATTGCTGATGGCACTGTTTCTcttgaacaaaaaacattggttgTTCAGGGAGAATAACAAGAGTGAAATGGTACAACTGGATAACGGTCTAGGGGCCGGTGCCATTGCGacgggtgtgtttgtgggtggtgCAGAGAAGAGGGAGAACGGAAGTGAATACCTTGTACCAAATATAGTGGCAGACATTGGGGCTTCGGCTCCCTCTCCTGGAAGCATCAAGGCGATCGAAGATAGTCTACTATCGAATGTGGCCACTGTACTTCCTACGGCAGGCAAACAAAAGCTTTGA
- the LOC128715605 gene encoding parafibromin: MADPLSLLRQYNINKKEIIERDGQIIFGEFSWPKNVKTNYLKYGSGKKGAPKEYYTLECLLYILKNVGLQHSVYVRQAAAEDIPAVNRPDRKELLQYLNGETNTCASIDKSAPLEIPTQIKRPAESDGLDSLAKKARYEDTQVQKVKEQLAARLDVNKKEASVNIDNIKSLSETMSVEKIAAIKAKRLANKKVTIKRTDNDDAMGVGPDLRVILDFDVDSTKDIVSRERQWRTRTTILQSNGKIFAKNIFAILQSIKNREEGRGRPQAQPIKLPEPPRVIRPQPQPTQYNRYDQERFNRQKEETEGFKIDTMGTYHGMSLKLVTQGSAGQNKAQQNSLNNNNSSSNNNLSANMPPGRPKELIPTAQARLLAQNAANKRTSRTPIIIIPAATTSLITMYNARDVLQDLKFVTTDEKKRGGSSRENEVLIQRQKAGNLTVPYRVIDNPSKLTAHDWNRVVAVFVMGPAWQFKGWPWDGNPVEIFSKIAAFHLRYDDLKLDANVAKWAVTVLNISRTKRHLDKACLMAFWEKLDLYMTKYKPDLRF, from the exons ATGGCCGATCCGCTGAGTTTGCTGCGTCAATACAATATCAACAAGAAAGAAATCATCGAACGCGATGGGCAGATCATATTTGGAGAATTCAGCTGGCCGAAAAACGTGAAAACCAACTATCTAAAATATGG ttCTGGAAAGAAGGGTGCACCGAAGGAGTACTATACGCTCGAGTGTTTGTTATACATTCTTAAAAATGTGGGTCTTCAGCATTCGGTGTATGTCCGGCAGGCTGCCGCCGAGGACATACCGGCCGTCAATCGTCCAGATCGAAAGGAGCTGCTGCAATATCTCAACGGCGAGACGAATACTTGTGCCAGTATCGACAAAAGTGCCCCGTTGGAAATTCCGACGCAAATCAAGCGTCCCGCCGAATCGGATGGATTGGATAGCCTGGCGAAAAAGGCCCGGTATGAGGATACGCAGGTGCAGAAGGTGAAGGAACAGCTAGCGGCTCGATTAGATGTGAACAAGAAGGAAGCATCGGTGAACATAGATAACATTAA GTCTCTTTCGGAAACGATGTCAGTGGAGAAGATTGCTGCCATCAAAGCGAAACGTTTGGCAAACAAGAAGGTCACAATCAAACGTACCGACAATGACGATGCAATGGGTGTGGGACCAGATTTGCGTGTCATTCTCGACTTCGACGTCGATTCAACGAAGGATATCGTGAGCCGCGAGCGACAATGGCGCACGAGAACGACCATCCTGCAAAGTAACGGTAAAATATTTGCCAAAAACATTTTCGCCATACTGCAGAGCATCAAAAACCGGGAGGAAGGTCGAGGTCGTCCTCAGGCACAGCCGATCAAGCTTCCCGAACCTCCCCGTGTCATTCGGCCCCAGCCTCAACCGACCCAATATAATCGTTACGATCAGGAACGGTTCAACAGGCAGAAGGAGGAAACGGAAGGTTTCAAGATCGATACCATGGGTACGTACCACGGTATGTCGCTGAAGCTGGTAACGCAAGGCTCGGCCGGCCAGAACAAGGCCCAGCAAAACAGtctaaacaacaacaacagtagcagcaacaacaacctctcGGCCAACATGCCTCCGGGAAGGCCGAAGGAGCTGATTCCAACGGCACAGGCACGGCTGCTGGCACAGAATGCGGCTAACAAGCGGACATCGCGTACACCGATTATTATCATACCGGCCGCGACGACCAGCCTGATTACGATGTACAATGCTCGGGATGTGCTGCAAGATCTGAA GTTCGTCACTACGGACGAAAAGAAGAGAGGTGGTAGCTCGCGTGAAAACGAAGTGCTCATTCAGCGACAGAAGGCGGGTAACTTGACCGTACCGTACAGGGTGATAGACAACCCATCGAAACTGACCGCGCACGATTGGAACCGTGTGGTGGCCGTATTCGTTATGGGACCGGCGTGGCAGTTCAAGGGCTGGCCGTGGGATGGAAATCCGGTGGAGATATTCTCGAAAA TCGCCGCTTTTCATCTACGGTACGACGATCTCAAACTGGACGCGAATGTGGCTAAATGGGCTGTGACGGTGCTAAACATCTCACGAACCAAGCGCCATCTGGACAAAGCATGCCTGATGGCATTCTGGGAGAAACTGGACCTTTACATGACCAAGTACAAACCGGACCTCCGATTCTGA
- the LOC128715607 gene encoding tetraspanin-7-like produces MHTSRKALNMIKYLILMLTFMCVVIEIIQIVVGAVLHRLFATYTVFIDNDFVRATHFLIAVGIVLVCLSIFGFAAIIFENVIMILLYAGMFGLVVILEIILASAAFSMHNRVDSMLTRRMNIVIQQFHIDRFMRASFNHMQTSMNCCGIQSYVDWTNFHPDRELPNSCCRRFEDGCMPYDRGCHAPMSDFIGSRIHMIATGTTIIVVFQVVCIITAIIMGARLSLYKRRLREAGISTNVVTAPEPILTEKPKY; encoded by the exons ATGCATACCTCTCGCAAGGCGCTCAACATGATCAAGTATCTAATCTTGATGCTAACGTTTATGTGTGTT GTGattgaaataattcaaatcGTAGTTGGTGCGGTTCTACATCGACTTTTCGCGACCTATACCGTGTTCATTGACAACGACTTTGTGCGTGCGACTCACTTCCTGATAGCGGTCGGTATCGTGCTTGTGTGTCTATCAATTTTCGGCTTTGCGGCTATTATTTTCGAAAATGTGATAATGATACTTTTG TATGCAGGGATGTTCGGATTGGTCGTTATCCTCGAAATCATTCTCGCATCGGCCGCCTTCTCGATGCATAACCGTGTGGACAGCATGCTTACCCGACGGATGAACATCGTGATACAACAGTTCCATATCGATCGTTTCATGCGTGCCAGTTTCAACCATATGCAAACTTCG ATGAACTGTTGTGGTATTCAATCTTATGTCGATTGGACCAATTTCCATCCGGACCGAGAGCTACCCAACTCCTGCTGCCGTCGTTTTGAGGACGGATGTATGCCATACGATCGCGGATGCCATGCACCAATGTCCGACTTTATAGGCTCACGCATCCATATGATTGCAACGGGAACTACGATTATTGTCGTGTTCCAGGTCGTCTGTATCATTACCGCCATTATCATGGGAGCCCGTTTGTCGTTGTATAAGCGACGACTTCGTGAAGCCGGCATAAGCACGAACGTAGTAACTGCTCCCGAGCCTATTCTGACGGAGAAgccaaaatattaa